The following proteins are encoded in a genomic region of Rhinolophus ferrumequinum isolate MPI-CBG mRhiFer1 chromosome 17, mRhiFer1_v1.p, whole genome shotgun sequence:
- the GPR27 gene encoding probable G-protein coupled receptor 27, translated as MANASEPGGGGGEAAALGLKLATLSLLLCVSLAGNVLFALLIVRERSLHRAPYYLLLDLCLADGLRALACLPAVMLAARRAAAAAGTPPGALGCKLLAFLAALFCFHAAFLLLGVGVTRYLAIAHHRFYAERLAGWPCAAMLVCAAWALALAAAFPPVLDGGGDDEDAPCALEQRPDGAPGALGFLLLLAVVVGATHLVYLRLLFFIHDRRKMRPARLVPAVSHDWTFHGPGATGQAAANWTAGFGRGPTPPALVGIRPAGPGRGARRLLVLEEFKTEKRLCKMFYAITLLFLLLWGPYVVASYLRVLVRPGAVPQAYLTASVWLTFAQAGINPVVCFLFNRELRDCFRAQFPCCQSPQTTQATLPCDLKGIGL; from the coding sequence ATGGCGAACGCCAGCGAGCCGGGCGGCGGTGGCGGCGAGGCGGCCGCGCTGGGCCTCAAGCTGGCCACGCTCAGCCTGCTGCTGTGCGTGAGCCTGGCCGGCAACGTGCTGTTCGCGCTGCTCATCGTGCGGGAGCGCAGCCTGCACCGCGCCCCGTACTACCTGCTGCTCGACCTGTGCCTGGCCGACGGGCTGCGCGCGCTCGCCTGCCTCCCGGCCGTCATGCTGGCGGCGCGGCgcgcggcggccgcggcgggAACCCCGCCGGGCGCCCTGGGCTGCAAGCTGCTGGCCTTCCTGGCCGCGCTCTTCTGCTTCCACGCCGCCTTCCTGCTGCTCGGCGTGGGCGTCACTCGCTACCTGGCCATCGCGCACCACCGCTTCTACGCCGAGCGCCTGGCCGGCTGGCCGTGCGCCGCCATGCTGGTGTGCGCCGCCTGGGCGCTGGCGCTGGCCGCGGCCTTCCCGCCCGTGCTGGACGGCGGTGGCGACGACGAGGACGCGCCGTGCGCCCTGGAGCAGCGGCCCGACGGCGCCCCCGGCGCGCTCggcttcctgctgctgctggcggTGGTCGTGGGCGCCACGCACCTCGTCTACCTCCGCCTGCTGTTCTTTATCCATGACCGCCGCAAGATGAGGCCCGCGCGCCTCGTGCCCGCCGTCAGCCACGACTGGACTTTCCACGGCCCAGGCGCCACCGGCCAGGCGGCCGCCAACTGGACGGCGGGCTTCGGCCGCGGGCCCACGCCACCGGCGCTCGTGGGCATCCGGCCCGCGGGGCCCGGCCGTGGCGCGCGCCGCCTCCTCGTGCTGGAGGAGTTCAAGACGGAGAAGAGGCTGTGCAAGATGTTCTACGCCATCACGCTGCTCTTCCTGCTGCTCTGGGGGCCATACGTCGTGGCCAGTTACCTGCGGGTCTTGGTGCGGCCTGGCGCAGTCCCCCAGGCCTACTTGACGGCCTCCGTGTGGCTGACCTTCGCACAGGCCGGCATCAACCCAGTCGTGTGCTTCCTCTTCAACAGGGAGCTGAGGGACTGCTTCAGGGCCCAGTTCCCCTGCTGCCAGAGCCCCCAGACCACCCAGGCCACCCTCCCCTGCGACTTGAAAGGCATTGGTTTATAA